AATCCCGGTATCGATACAAATGGTATGCCCGAGGTCGGTTATTCTCCCGAACTCGTTGCGGGTGTGACCGCAGATCACGGTTCTCCCCGATTGATGGGGTAGAGCCATGGACAGGGTCATCCATTGCAGGCGTTCGGACTCTTCCTCGGCAGGAGACATGGAAGATCTGATTCCGCCATGAACGAAGATGAAGTCATCCGTCTCGTGCCAGTTCACGCAGGTGTTCTCTAAGAAGTACCAGTGGTGGAAGGGCACGACACGGATGAGCTCCTCGCTACTGCCAGCACCGTAGCTCGCGAGGGAGTTCTGCCCCGCGAGGGTTTCCCAGACCAGGAACTTGGTGGGGTCGAGATGCGCATCAAGAAAGATCTGATCGTGATTGCCGCGAAGGAAGATGGTGCGCGGGCGCGATGCGAGAGAGCAGAGGATCTCGAGGGTGCCTTTTACGTCCGGGCCTTTGTCCACATAATCGCCGAGGAAGATCAGCCAGTCGCCATCGGAGAGCGGAATGCTAGCAAGCAAAGCCTCCAACGCACGGGTGTGGCCGTGGATGTCGCCGATGGCGAAAACTTTAGAACCCACGCTGGATTCCAGATCTGACACGGGTTCAGCCACGTTGATCGACCGTGGAAGGTTTTTCGTGGATGAGCCCCCGAAGGGCGGCATGTGTATCGGATAGCATCGCATCTTCCCGGATCACCTGATCTGCCAGCGCGCGCGCTTCGCGGAGGAGTGCGGTATCCGCGAGGAAGTCCGCGAACCTGATATCGCCCAAGCCGCTTTGCATGGTGCCCAGCACATCGCCGGGGCCGCGCAGGCGCAGGTCTTCCTCCGCGATCACGAAGCCATCCGAAGTCTTCTCCATCACTGCCAGCTTCTCCATGCCCTCGGCGCTTTTGCCGTCGGTGAGGAGGATGCAGTAGCTCTTGTGCTCGCCGCGCCCGATGCGGCCGCGGAGCTGGTGGAGCTGCGCGAGCCCGAAGCGCTCCGCATGATGGATGATCATGAGATTCGCATTCGGGACATCCACGCCGACCTCGATCACGGTGGTCGCGACCAAGGCCTGGGTTTCGTTGTCACGGAAGCGCCGCATCACATCCTCCTTCTGCTCGGGGTCGAGCTTGCCGTGGACCATACCCACCTTGAATGCCGGAAGCCGCTTCTGCCATTTCTCGAAAGCTTCGGTGGCGGACTCGGCCTTCAGGGTCTCGCTCTCCTCCACGAGCGGATAGACCAGATAAGCCTGCCTGCCGGCGTCGAGCTGGTCCTTCACGAACTTGGTGATCTCGGTCTGCTTCGCGGTGGTGCGCAGCGCGGTGACCATCTTGCCGCGTCCAGCCGGGCGTTCATCCAGGATCGAAACGTCGAGGTCGCCGTAGATGGTCATCGTTAGCGTCCGCGGGATCGGTGTGGCGGTCATGACCAGCACGTCGGGCGTGATCCCTTGGGCGATCAGTCGCGAGCGCTGGGTGACGCCGAACTTGTGCTGCTCGTCGATCACCACCAGTCCGAGGTCTTGGAAGGCGACCTTGTCGTAGAGCAGCGCATGCGTGCCGATCAAAACCTGTGGCGTGCCCTCGAGTGGGAGGTGGGTGCCCTCTTCCTTGGCGGCGGTCTTCAGCATCACCCGCACGCCCAGTGGCTCCAGCCATTTGCGGAAGGTCAGGAAATGCTGCTCGGCGAGGATCTGAGTGGGCGCCATCAGCGCGGCTTGGACACCGGAGTCGATGGCCAGCAGCATCGACGCCATGGCCACGAAGGTCTTGCCCGAGCCCACATCCCCTTGAAGCAAGCGGTTCATGGGGCGCGGCTCGCGCATGTCCGCCACGATCTCCTTGATCGAGCGCTTCTGAGCGCCGGTGAGGTCGAAGGGAAGGGTCTCGTAGAAGCGCTTGAGCAAGCTCGTCTTCGTGCCGAGAACGCGACCGGTGTGTTCGTGGTTGCGGGCGCGCCGCCAAACCACATTGAGCTGCAGCGCGAAGAACTCCTCCAAGGCAAAACGCCGCCGCGCCGCCTCCGCCTGCTCGACCGCTTCCGGGAAATGCACTTCCCGATATGCCTCGTGACGCGGGTAGCTCGGATCGACATCGAAGGCGGGCGCAAGGGCCAGCGGGTCCATCGCTCCTAACAGCTCGTGGACGATCTCGCGCAATCTCCGCTGGGCGATGCCGGAAACATTCCGGTAGATCGGCACCATGCGCTCTAGGTGGATCGAGGGGCCGCCATCGAGCCGGATCACCTCGAACTCCGGGTGGTCGATCACCAGCTTGCCGCCGGAGTCCTTCGGCTTGCCGTAGACGATCACCTCCTGCCCGGCGGCGACCATCTTGTGGATGAAGGGCATGTTGAACCAGCGGCAGGTCACCTTGCCGGAGCCGAAGACCCCGCCGGTGCCATCCATCACCACGGCCTCGTAGAATTTCCGCCGCGGGCCGAAGGCGCGCTTCATCGAATCCACCACCGTGCCCCGCAGGCAGACCGCGGGTCCCCCGGCTTGGGCGGGAAAAGCATCGAAACGCCGCCGGTCCTCGTAGCGGCGCGGCAGCCAGTCGAGCAGATTGCCCGCGCGATGGAGGCCCGCGGTGGCGAGCGAGATGACTTCCTTCGGGACAAGGAAGCCGACAGACGCGAGCGGAGCGGACGGGACGATCAAAAGGGCAGCCTCCGGGGCGGGGTTACTTCACTTCGATCTGCTTGCGATCGCTCACATGGAGCACCTCGCCCAGTTCCGCCGGTTCCTTCCTGAAGGCACCGGAGACCACCACGCGCTTCCCCTTCAGGGCCTCCAGTTCCTTCGTGTCGAAACCCGGGGTTTTCTGGTCGAGCGGGTGGGCGATCCAGCGTGGCTTGCCATCCACCTCCAACTCCATGCAGCGATATTTGCCTTGGTCCTTCACGGACTTGACCGTGCCGGCGAGCTGGGTCTTGGGATCATTCACCACGGCTACCGGCAGTGCGGTGGCCTCGCTACCGGCCTGCGTCTTGCGCGCACCGAAGTCGAGAGCGCTGGCGGCAGCCGGCTCCTTGGCCGCCGCGATCTCAGCTGCCCTTCCGCCGCGGAGCTTGAAGAAATAGAAAGCACCCGCCCCGGCCCCGGCGACCAGCAGGAAGGCGAGAAGCACCGGCACCAGCGAGCTGCTTTTCTTCACCGGCTGTGGGGCCTGTTTCTTCGCGGCCTTCATCGGGATGGTCGGCACCGAGCCGGAGGCAGCAGGCTGACCGACGATACTGAGCGGTTCGTGGAGCGCTTGGAGCGCTTCGTCCAGCGACCAGCGGTTGGGATTCGTGCGCACGGAGCCCACCCATACGCCGAGCCCTTCCCCGGCGGCGGCCGGTTGCTTGCCGCGCCAGTGAAGGGCTTTCTCGGCTAGCTCGGCCAGAGGGAGTAAGCCACCGCGTTTTTGCGGGCTGGCCAGCCATTTCATCGGGCAGATCCAGAAAGTTACCATCTCGCCCTCGACCGGCAGCACGATGGATTCCGGGGTGGCTTCCACCCAGACGGCTTCCTCGCCGAAGGCCCCAGCGAGAGCTTGGGATGCCTCGATCGCGTGGGAAATCAGCGCCTTGGTCGAGCCAGGGCTAAGGGCCCGGGATCTCAGTAGTTCCGAAAGACGTTGACCTTCAACCCATTCGGTGACGAGGAAAGGCATGCCGTCCACGGGGTCGCAGCCGCCGTCGAGGATGGTGCGCAGGGTGGGGTGGCGCAGCTCCTTCACGCGGTCCAGAGCGGCCATGTAGGCGGCGCGCTCGGCCTCCTGCAGGCCGCCGCCATCGGGGCCGTAGGGGAAAAAGCGCCGGAGCACGACGGATCGCCCGGTATCCCGCTCCTCGGCATGGAAAACCACGCCGCTCGCGTCCTGCGCCAGGATGTCCAGAATCTCGTATCGTCCAGCCACTCGCCCTGCACTACCAGAGTCCCGGCGGCTTCGCCAATACCTCCGTCACTTCCCGGACTTTCTTTTTCCGTGATTTCCGCGTATTTAGTGCTTTCCTCCGCCCGCCCGAGAGTCCGTCCCGTCTGCCATGCCTACTTCCCTGACCCGCAATTTCTCGATCATCGCCCATATCGACCACGGGAAGACTACCCTTTCCGACCGCTTGATGGACGCTACCAATACGGTGGCCCAGCGCGATCAGCAGGCCCAGCTTCTCGATGCCATGGACCTCGAGCGCGAGAAGGGCATCACCATCAAGAGCCACCCGGTGGCGATGGAGTACAAGGCGAAGGACGGGAAGACGTACAAGCTCAACTTGCTCGATACCCCGGGCCACGTCGATTTCTCCTATGAGGTCGCCCGCTCGCTGGCCGCCTGTGAGGGCGCGATCCTGATGATCGATGCCGCGCAAGGCGTGGAGGCCCAGACTGTGGCAAACCTGCACCTGGCGCTTGAGCAGAATCTCACGATTATCCCGGTCCTCAACAAGATCGACCTTCCCGCGGCGGACGTCGAAAAGTGCCGCAAGCAGTTGGAGGACATCCTCGCCATCCCGGGGGAAGATGCGATTCCCGCATCCGCCAAGCAGGGCATCGGGATCGAGGAAATCCTGGAAGCCGTCGTGCAGCGCGTGCCGGCCCCGGTGGAGAATCCGGACAAGCTCCTGCGCGCCTCCGTTTTCGATTCGATCTACGATACCTACCGTGGCGTGGTCTCCTACGTTCGGGTTTTCTCCGGCAGCGTGAAGAAGGGCCAGCGCGTGAAGCTGATGGCCACGAACAAGACTTACGAGGTCAAGGAAGTGGGCGTCTTCACGCCGAAGATGACCGCCCGCGAAAAGCTGGTGGCCGGCGATGTGGGCTACGTCATCGCGAACATGAAGTCCGCGGACGAGGCCAAGATCGGTGACACCCTCACCGACAACACTCATCCCTGCCCCGAGCCGCTGCCCGGTTACAAGGAGATCCAGCCGATGGTCTTCTCCGGGATCTACCCGATCGACGCTTCCGACTACGAGTCGCTCAAAACCGCAATGGGCAAGCTGCAGATCAACGATGCGGCCTTCACCTACATGTCGGAAAGCTCCACCGCGTTGGGCTTCGGCTTCCGCTGCGGCTTCCTCGGCCTGCTCCACATGGAGATCATCCAGGAGCGCCTGCGCCGGGAGTTCAACATGGACGTGATCTCCACCTACCCGTCCGTGATCTATCAGGTCACGAAGACGAACGGGGAAGAGGTCATCGTGGACAATCCCTCGTTCTTCCCCGAGCAGCAGACCATCCAGGAGGTGCGCGAGCCGCTGGTGAAAGTCTTCGTCATGATCCCCGGCGACTACATCGGCGACATCATGTCGCTGGTGATGGAGAAGCGCGGCGAGGTCGAGCATACCGAGACGATCGATGACACCCGCGTGATGCTGACCTGTCTGCTGCCGCTGGCGGAGATCCTCGTCGATTTCAACGATCGCCTGAAGTCCTGCACGCGCGGCTACGGTTCGATGGACTACGAGCACGCCGGCTACCGTGCCGCGAACATGGTGAAGATGGAGATGATGATCGCCGGTGATCCCATTGAGGCTTTCGCCACCATCGTCCACCGCGAGAAGGCGGAAGGCTACGGCCGGGCGCTTGCCGCCCGTCTGAAGGACGTCATCCCGAACCAGCTCTTCGTGGTGGCCATCCAGGCCTGCATCGGCGGTAAGATCATCGCCCGCGAAAGCATCTCCGCCATGCGCAAGGACGTGACCGCCAAGTGCTACGGCGGTGACATCTCCCGCAAGCGCAAGCTGCTGGAGAAGCAGAAGGAAGGTAAGAAGAAGATGAAGGCGATCGGGAAGGTGAACATCCCGCAGGACGCCTTCATCAAGGTGCTGAAGAGCGGGGATTGATCCCGCCGCTCCCAGCCCGGACCGGTGCTTGGTGAAATTTCGATGAAGCTCTCATCGGAGCGTTGAATTGACTTTATCGGCGCGGACCTGTGGCGAACACAGGGGCGACATGAGACACGTCCTCCCCCTCGCTGCTTGCCTGCTTCCGCTCGTCTTCAGCTCCTGTGCTACCAAGTGGACCGAAGCCCAGAAAGCCCAGGTCAGCTCTCTATCCGTGGCGCCGAGTGTTGCCCCCGACGGCTACAAGCCGCCGATCGGCAACGAAGTTCATTCGGCCCCGATCATCACCGTCGGCGGTGGTAGCTTCGCGGCCGGTGCGGCGGCAGGAGCCGGTGCCCAGTTGATCGTGGAGATCGCCGCCTTGGCTCAGCAGAAGATGTTCGAGAGCAACTATGCCGATGCCATTTCCCGGGCACCCGGCACTGTTCCCGGCGATCTCTCGAGCCGTGTCCACAAGGAGGTGTCGAAGTCTCTGGGCGCTCATCCCTTCCTGAAGGGCAAGGTCAACAATGCCTCTCCGAACCGCTTCGTCGTCACGGTGGAAACCTTCCGCTACACGCGTGCGGGCAAGGATGGGGACGTGTTGGTCACGCCCGCGATCAGCGGCAAGTTCGAGCTGCTTGGCGCGGATGGGAAGAAGCTCCTTTCCACTCCTTATGTGGCAGTCGGGAAGACGGCCAAATCCATGAATGCCTTTGTGGCGGACAAGGCTCTCGCCAGCCGGGCCTTCGACGAGGCCATCATGCGGATCGGCCTGAGGGCGCGTAATGCCGTCGAGGTGAAGTTGGGCGAAACCCCCACCAAGGAAGCGCCTTAACCGGATCATTCCCGGGCGAATCGCCGGAGGAAGAGAAAGAAAACTGTTGATCATACCAACCGGTTGGTCTAGTGGTCCGTCCGTGTCCATTCCCGAGTCCAAGGAACGCCTGATCGCAGCAGCCAAGGAGCTGGTGCTGACCTATGGCTACGCCGGGATGCGGGTGGATGCAGTCTGCGAAAAAGCGGGGCTGACCAAGGGCAGCTTCTACCACTTCTTCAAATCCAAGGAGGAAATCGGGATCGCGATCCTCGAGTGGTCGGCCCGGAAGGGCGGCGAGATTCTGAGCAATGGCCCCCATGCGACGATTAAAGATCCGGTGGAGCAGGCCTTCGCCTTCCTGAAGCATGTGGAGGACTCCTCCGAAGCGCTGTGGGCGAACGGCTGCATCCTCGCGAGCTTCTCAATGGAACTGGCGGACACCAGCGACAAGCTGAACCAGGTCGTGGTCGGAATGTTCACCCAGGTGGTGGACTTCTTCGCTTCTTACTTCGTCCCGATCGCGGAGCGCTGGCCGGAACTTCCCTCCGCCCAAGACCTCGCCAATGAGTACCTCTCGCTGCTGGAAGGCTCGATTATCTTCGCCAAGGTCTATCGCGATTCCGCCCGCATTTCTTCCGCGCTGAGGGCTTTCCGCATCAACCTTGAACGCCTGACGATGGTAGCAGTCTGACTTTTTTCGGCCTCCGGACCATACCAACCGGTTGGTATTTCCATTCTCCTGGTTCATCCCACCCTCCCAAACTCGTCCAAAAGCGAACCATGAACTCGACACTCGAAATCCAAGAACAACGCACCGAACTCCGCATGGACCTCCTTGAGGCCTTTGCGGGCAAGATGATGAATGAGCTGGGGGCGGCCGTGAGTGGCGCTCTCGTGATCCTCGGCGACCGCTTGGGGATCTATGAAGCACTCGCCAAGACCGGCCCGGTAAGCTCCATCGGCTTGGCGCAAGCTACCGGCCTCGACGAGCGCTACCTGCGCGAGTGGCTGGCGGCCCAAGCCGCCTCCGGCTACATCGAATGCAATCCCGGCGAGGGCTTCTTCTGGCTGAACCCCGAGCAGGCCGCCGTCTTCGCGATGCCGGACCATCCGGCGACCATGATCGGCGGTTTCTACACCATGGCATCCGCCTACCACGACGAGCCGAAGGTGGAGGAAGCCTTCAAGACCGGGAAAGGGATCTCGTGGGCGGATCACCACAACTGTCTCTTCTGCGGGGTGGACCGCTTCTTCCGCGCCGGCTACGCGGCGAATCTGGTATCTTCGTGGATTCCCTCCCTTGATGGTGTGGAAGCCAAGCTCAAGGCCGGTGCCAAGGTGGCAGACGTGGGTTGCGGACACGGTTCCTCGACCGTGCTGATGGCGAAGGCCTTCCCGAATTCCTTCTTCACCGGCTTCGACATCCACGAGGAATCGATCAAGGCGGCCCGCGGCCATGCCGAGGATGCAGGCGTGAGCAACGTCCGCTTCGAAGTGGCCACCGCGAAGGACTTCCCGGGCCACGACTACGATCTGGTGACGGTCTTCGATGCCTTGCACGACATGGGTGATCCGGTCGGCGCGTCCATCCACATCCGCCAGGCGCTGCATAAGAACGGCACATGGATGATCGTCGAGCCCATGGCCGGTGATAGCTTGGCGGAGAATCTCAATCCGCTGGGACGTCTCTACTACAGCGTCTCGACCATGGTCTGCACGCCCGGCTCGAAAAGCCAGGAAGTGGGACTCGCCCTCGGTGCCCAAGCCGGGGAGAAGCGCTTGCGTGCGGTCATCCAAGAAGGTGGCTTCACCCGCTTCCGCCGCTCCACCCAGACCATGGTGAACATGGTGCTGGAGGCTCATCCTTGATTCGTAATGGAGTCCCGCCGAGATACCGGCGGCGCTCCATGCTCCCTCATGTCCGAGTCAATCCGGCGTTTCGCATTCGACCTGACTCGCGGATTCGCTAGATGCTCTTTCCGGTGAGCCGCTTGATCCGGAATCGATATCTTTCGCTGCTGTGGGTGCTGCTTTCCATGGTGGCGGTGCAGAGGCTGCCTGCCCATGTCGTGAGCCAGTTGTATGGCGAGCTTCAAGAGTCGGATGGCTCATGGAAGCTGGAAATCCTCTTTGATGCCGGGTTTGCCGATCCGAAGTTGCGCGACGATCTGGAGGCGCCGCAGCCGACCCGCGAGTGGCTGGTGGGATTGCCTTCCGGGCAGCAGCAGCAACTGTGTCGCGAGGCCGAGATCTATCTTCGCGAATCCCTGAGCTTCCGCACCTCAGGTCAGCCGCTGGATTGGAAGGTCTCCTACCCGGACTTCCATGTTACGCCGCCGAGCTTTCCTTCCTTGCTCAACGATGGCGCTTACTTCCGCATCCTGATCGAACCGGTCGCTCCGGCATCCGGGGAGGTCACGGTGGCGATGGCGGGCGGGAAACATCCCGATCTGGTGGTGAAGCTCCCGGGCGGAGCGGATGGTGGCAACTACCTGACCGTGGCCCCCGGCGCGGAAACCCGACTGGTAAGCAGCACTCCCGCGGATCCTGTGGAGAGCAGGACGCCGATCTCCGTGGCCTTCACCCAAGGCGTGCTCCATGTGGTGCCGGAAGGGCTGGATCACATCCTCTTCGTGCTCGGCATCTTCCTACTCCAGCGGCGTTGGAAGCCGCTGCTCCAGCAGTCCCTCGCTTTCACCGCGGCCCACACGCTGACGCTGGGCCTCGCTGCCGCCGGCTTCGTGAAAGTGCCGGGCTCGATCGTCGAGCCGATCATCGCGCTGAGCATCACCGCGCTTGCGGTGGAGAATCTCTTCGTCACCGAGGCGAAGCCGTGGCGTCTCGCGCTCGTCTTCGTGTTCGGCCTCGTGCACGGCCTTGGCTTCGCCGGCGTGCTTTCCGCCTGGATTCGCCCCGGGGAAGGATTCCTGCCCACCCTGATCTCGGCGAATGTCGGCGTCGAGGTCGGTCAGGTCATCGTGCTGGCCGCGGCATGGATCCTCACCATGGGATGGAGCCGCAGCCGGGCATGGCCGCACTTCCGGCGCTGGAGCTGCGTGGCGCTCGCCTGTGCCGGCCTGTTCTGGTTCGTCGAACGCGTGAGCTGGCTCGCTTAGTCCTCTTCCTCCTCGTCGTCGACGTAGTCTTCATCCTCATCGGGAAGACCCGGGGAGGCAGCACCGAATTCAATGTCCACGCGCTTCTTCTTCCAGGCCTTGGAGATTGCCTCTTCCATCTCCTCGTAGCTCCGGCCGTCGAGAAGCACCTTCAGCGCCGCGTCGCCGCTCTTGCCATCGCGGAGCGACTTCAGGAACTCCTTCATGCGGGCCGCGTCACCTTCTCCGTCGAGGTGGAGGAAGTAGGTGGTGAGGATTAGCCCGAAGCCGTAGTTGAAATTCGCGCGCTGGCCAGTGAATTGGCCATAGCTCATCTTGAAGAAGCTCTCGAGCGATGGCGCCTTGATCTTCTCGCCGAGCGCACGCCCGTGGGTGTCGTCCTTCCCGTAGCCGGTGGCGTAGGCCACGATGTCGTCGAAGTTCGACTTCACCTTGAAAATGCCCGCCCGGTAGGGAGTAGCCGTGGTGTATTCGGCGATCCCTTCGCTGAACCAACCCATGGCACCCTTCTCGAAATACGCGGAGGGAGAGAGTTGGTGGGTCAGCTCATGCACCAAGGTGCCATTGGCCTTGTCGCGATCAAGGATGTAGCCGCTGCCCATCGGGCGAACGCCCAAGCTCGTGAGCGGGACCATCACCACGCCGCGGCCTGGCATGAAGACTCCGGCGCTGGTAGGCGGCCCGCCTGCCTTCACGTAGCTCTCCTTGGTCTCGAAGAGCAGGATTTGATACTTGCCGTCCGTCTTCTTGCCGCCTGAAACCCCGAGGGGCAGCGCCCGGCAGTAGAGGTAGGTGGATTCGAACATGACGGCGAAGCCCTTCACCACCGACTGGGCCAAGCGCACGTCGCAAACGAAGCGGTAGTTCGCGCTTTCGTAGATGAAGCGCTTCGCCTCCTTGTCCTCCGTCATCGTTTCGATCTTCGGATCCTCGGTGAACTGGATCTTGTCCGGCCACGGCGCGTCGAAGTTTTCGCTATCGTCATCCTTGGAGGCGGACTTCGGAGTTTCCTTTTGCGCGGGCTTGTCGCCGGTGGTCTTGAGGTAGTCCAGATCCGCCGCGGAGAGACGAGCGAGCGGCAGGGTGACGACCTTCTGGTTGCTGTCCAATTTCAGCGTGACCTCCGTCGAGGTGGCGGACACCAGTTCGGCTTCGAGGGTACGGCCTTGCGTGTCGGTCCATGTCCGCGCCCAGGCGGGTGCGGATAGCAGACATAGGGCGGCAAGCAGGGGCAGCTTGTGAATCTTGGGGTTCACGAGTTGATAAGAGAGGAGTGAAGCGGGGGCCCGCTAAAGGCGGAGCGGGAGGCGGAACTTTTCTAAAAAACGCAGGGAATCAATCGAATTACGACAAATGAACGGTGAAAAAACCGTGAAGTCGGGGCGGAACATAGGCCGTGAAAATGCGGAATGGTGATGTCATGCCCCTATCATCCCCCGTATCATAAGGTCGCGGATAGGAGGGGCCCCCGGTCCGGCCGACGAGGGAAATGAGGCTTGAAGCCGGACCGCCTCCGGTGGATGGAGGGGCAGCAGCATGAGCCGACCGCCCCGCTCCCTTCACGATCTCGGACTCCACGAGATCGCCGGGGAGCTGTCTTCTGCCGGAATCAATCCGCACCATGCCAAGGCGCTTTGGCGCGCTTTCCAGCGGGAGAACTCCCTGGATCTGGCAAGCCGCGACTTCTCTCCACCCCTGAAGCGCTGGGTGGAAGACCACGTGGGCGAGGGGAAGGACTTCTTCCTCGATGCGCCCGAAGTCGTGAGCGAGACCCACAGCAGCGACGGCCTGACGCGGAAATTTCTCCTCAAGCAGCGCGACGGCCAGACCACGGAAACCGTGCTGATGGGCTACGATGGGCGACACACCGCCTGCGTCAGCACCCAGGCCGGCTGCGCGATGGGCTGTGTCTTCTGCGCCACCGGGCAGATGGGTTTCGTCCGCCACCTGCGGCCCGGCGAGATCGTGGCGCAGGTGCTTCACGCGCGGCGCGTGCTGGAGGCCATGATGCCCGGCAGACGCCTGCGGAATCTCGTGCTGATGGGCATGGGCGAGCCGTTGCATAATTTCGACTCGGTGATCCGGGCGCTGGATATCATCTCGAATGTCCGCGGCATCGGCATCGGGCCCTCGCGGATTTCGATCAGCACGGTGGGTGTCGTTCCCGGCATCCTGCGCCTCGCGAAGGAAGGGCATCCCTACCGGCTGGCGGTGAGCTTGCACGGTTCGACCGAGGAGGAACGCTCCGCCCTCGTGCCCGCCAGTAAGAAGTGGTCGCTGGCCGAGTTGATCGCCGCCTGTCGCGAGTACGGAGCCATCACCGGCAAGCGCATCTTCTTCGAGTGGACCTTGATCGCGGGGAAGAACGACTCGCCGGAGACCGCGCAGCGCCTCGCTGCGCTGCTGCACGGCATCGATGCGCATGTGAACCTGATCCCCTTGAACCCCACCCACGGCTTCAAGGGCATCGCGGCGGCGGAGTCGTCCGGCTTCGAGTTCCAGCGTATCCTGCTGGATGCAGGCTTCCCCTGCACCTTCCGACAGCGCCGCGGCATCGATGTGGCGGCGGGCTGCGGACAGCTGAAGGCGGAGAAGGTGAGAGCCGCATCCCGGAGCTAGAACACCATGGAGATCCGTGAAGCAGCGGAGCGCGTTCTCTTCGCGGAGACCTTGGAGGAAAAGCTCGCCTTGGCTCCGGCAACTGCCAGCGATTCCCTTCCGGGACTGGCCATCGCGATGCCGGAAAAGCCGGGACGCCCCCGGGAGCTGCGGATCGATGCGAGAGGAGTGCGGGTGGAGTTCCCCGGCATCCATCGGCTCGACGATGATCGCGAGCGCGGGGTGATGCTGCACTTCCTGGCGAATCACGAGTTGCTCGCCGCCGAGCTGATGGCGCTGGTCTTGCTGAAGTTCCCGGATGCGCCGAAGGAATATCGCGCCGGCGTGTATGCCGCGATGCGCGAGGAGCAGATGCACACGCTGATGTATGTGCGCCGCATGCGGGAGTGTGGCATCCACTTCGGCGAGCTGCCGGTGAACGATTACTTCTGGCGCACGATAGCCCCGATGGAGACGCCGGTGGATTTCGTCACGCGGCTGAACCTGACCTTCGAGCAAGCGAATCTCGATTTCTCGAAGCACTACGCCGCGCTGTTCCGGCAAGCGGGCGACACCTCGACCGCCGCGGTGCTTGAGAAGATCTATCAGGATGAGATCGGCCACGTGGGCCATGGCCTGAAGTGGTTCCGGCGCTGGAAGGACCAGGGCTCCAGTGATTGGGATGCTTATCGCGGAGCTCTGCACTTCCCGCTGACACCGTCGCGGGCAAAAGGAGTCGCTCCCTTCAACGCGGAAGGCCGCCGCCTCGCGGGCCTTGATGAGGACTTCATCCGCCACCTTGAAGTGAGCGAGCAATCCCGCGGCCGCACGCCCGTGGTCCATTGGTTCAATCCCGCTGCGGAGTCGCATGCCATGTCGCCGCGCTATCAGGCGGACAAAGGCGTGGCAGCTTTGGAAACGGATCTCG
This is a stretch of genomic DNA from Luteolibacter rhizosphaerae. It encodes these proteins:
- a CDS encoding metallophosphoesterase family protein, with amino-acid sequence MSDLESSVGSKVFAIGDIHGHTRALEALLASIPLSDGDWLIFLGDYVDKGPDVKGTLEILCSLASRPRTIFLRGNHDQIFLDAHLDPTKFLVWETLAGQNSLASYGAGSSEELIRVVPFHHWYFLENTCVNWHETDDFIFVHGGIRSSMSPAEEESERLQWMTLSMALPHQSGRTVICGHTRNEFGRITDLGHTICIDTGITKGGELTCLDLTGFEFWQANAEGRIQSGRLRR
- the recG gene encoding ATP-dependent DNA helicase RecG; this encodes MIVPSAPLASVGFLVPKEVISLATAGLHRAGNLLDWLPRRYEDRRRFDAFPAQAGGPAVCLRGTVVDSMKRAFGPRRKFYEAVVMDGTGGVFGSGKVTCRWFNMPFIHKMVAAGQEVIVYGKPKDSGGKLVIDHPEFEVIRLDGGPSIHLERMVPIYRNVSGIAQRRLREIVHELLGAMDPLALAPAFDVDPSYPRHEAYREVHFPEAVEQAEAARRRFALEEFFALQLNVVWRRARNHEHTGRVLGTKTSLLKRFYETLPFDLTGAQKRSIKEIVADMREPRPMNRLLQGDVGSGKTFVAMASMLLAIDSGVQAALMAPTQILAEQHFLTFRKWLEPLGVRVMLKTAAKEEGTHLPLEGTPQVLIGTHALLYDKVAFQDLGLVVIDEQHKFGVTQRSRLIAQGITPDVLVMTATPIPRTLTMTIYGDLDVSILDERPAGRGKMVTALRTTAKQTEITKFVKDQLDAGRQAYLVYPLVEESETLKAESATEAFEKWQKRLPAFKVGMVHGKLDPEQKEDVMRRFRDNETQALVATTVIEVGVDVPNANLMIIHHAERFGLAQLHQLRGRIGRGEHKSYCILLTDGKSAEGMEKLAVMEKTSDGFVIAEEDLRLRGPGDVLGTMQSGLGDIRFADFLADTALLREARALADQVIREDAMLSDTHAALRGLIHEKPSTVDQRG
- the lepA gene encoding translation elongation factor 4; its protein translation is MPTSLTRNFSIIAHIDHGKTTLSDRLMDATNTVAQRDQQAQLLDAMDLEREKGITIKSHPVAMEYKAKDGKTYKLNLLDTPGHVDFSYEVARSLAACEGAILMIDAAQGVEAQTVANLHLALEQNLTIIPVLNKIDLPAADVEKCRKQLEDILAIPGEDAIPASAKQGIGIEEILEAVVQRVPAPVENPDKLLRASVFDSIYDTYRGVVSYVRVFSGSVKKGQRVKLMATNKTYEVKEVGVFTPKMTAREKLVAGDVGYVIANMKSADEAKIGDTLTDNTHPCPEPLPGYKEIQPMVFSGIYPIDASDYESLKTAMGKLQINDAAFTYMSESSTALGFGFRCGFLGLLHMEIIQERLRREFNMDVISTYPSVIYQVTKTNGEEVIVDNPSFFPEQQTIQEVREPLVKVFVMIPGDYIGDIMSLVMEKRGEVEHTETIDDTRVMLTCLLPLAEILVDFNDRLKSCTRGYGSMDYEHAGYRAANMVKMEMMIAGDPIEAFATIVHREKAEGYGRALAARLKDVIPNQLFVVAIQACIGGKIIARESISAMRKDVTAKCYGGDISRKRKLLEKQKEGKKKMKAIGKVNIPQDAFIKVLKSGD
- a CDS encoding TetR/AcrR family transcriptional regulator: MSIPESKERLIAAAKELVLTYGYAGMRVDAVCEKAGLTKGSFYHFFKSKEEIGIAILEWSARKGGEILSNGPHATIKDPVEQAFAFLKHVEDSSEALWANGCILASFSMELADTSDKLNQVVVGMFTQVVDFFASYFVPIAERWPELPSAQDLANEYLSLLEGSIIFAKVYRDSARISSALRAFRINLERLTMVAV
- a CDS encoding class I SAM-dependent methyltransferase translates to MNSTLEIQEQRTELRMDLLEAFAGKMMNELGAAVSGALVILGDRLGIYEALAKTGPVSSIGLAQATGLDERYLREWLAAQAASGYIECNPGEGFFWLNPEQAAVFAMPDHPATMIGGFYTMASAYHDEPKVEEAFKTGKGISWADHHNCLFCGVDRFFRAGYAANLVSSWIPSLDGVEAKLKAGAKVADVGCGHGSSTVLMAKAFPNSFFTGFDIHEESIKAARGHAEDAGVSNVRFEVATAKDFPGHDYDLVTVFDALHDMGDPVGASIHIRQALHKNGTWMIVEPMAGDSLAENLNPLGRLYYSVSTMVCTPGSKSQEVGLALGAQAGEKRLRAVIQEGGFTRFRRSTQTMVNMVLEAHP
- a CDS encoding HupE/UreJ family protein, whose product is MSRLIRNRYLSLLWVLLSMVAVQRLPAHVVSQLYGELQESDGSWKLEILFDAGFADPKLRDDLEAPQPTREWLVGLPSGQQQQLCREAEIYLRESLSFRTSGQPLDWKVSYPDFHVTPPSFPSLLNDGAYFRILIEPVAPASGEVTVAMAGGKHPDLVVKLPGGADGGNYLTVAPGAETRLVSSTPADPVESRTPISVAFTQGVLHVVPEGLDHILFVLGIFLLQRRWKPLLQQSLAFTAAHTLTLGLAAAGFVKVPGSIVEPIIALSITALAVENLFVTEAKPWRLALVFVFGLVHGLGFAGVLSAWIRPGEGFLPTLISANVGVEVGQVIVLAAAWILTMGWSRSRAWPHFRRWSCVALACAGLFWFVERVSWLA